The region ATtagttaaacaattatcaaatgagGATCCAAAGATCGAGAAGTCATCAATGAAGACTTCCATATGCTTTTAGAGCATGTCGGCGAAAATGGAAGTCATGCATTGTTGGAAGGTGGCTGGAGCATTACACATCCCGAATGGAATTCTTCGGTATGCAAATACACCATATGGGCATGTGAATGCTGTCTTTTCTTGGTCTTCCGGAGCGACTGCAATCTGATTATACTCGGAGTATCCATCTAAAAAACAATAGTAATCATGTCCGactaacctttccaacatctggtCATAAATGGCAATGGGAAGTGGTACTTCCTAGTTGTTGTGTTCAACCTTCTGTAGTCAATGCAAACGCGCCACCCGGTAATTGTCCGAGTAGAAATTAACTCATTTTTTCATTCCTTACTATTATGGTCCCCCCTTTCTTAGGGACAACATGCACTGAACTCACCCAGGGGCTGTCAGAAATAGGATATATAAGACCTGCGTCTAACAATTTCACCACCTCCTTCATTGCTGGATTGAGTCTTCTCTGCGGTTGGACTACTGGTTTGTGGTCttcttccatgagaattttatgcatgcacACAGTAGGGCTAATACCTTTCAAATCTTCAATTTCCCATCCAATagcatttttgtattttttttagGACTTGGATGAGCTTTTCTTCTTAAATATTCTTTAGGCTCGAGTTTACGGTAGCAGGACATTTTCCTTCAGAATCGGGAAAAACATATTTAAGATTCTCAGAAAGTTGTTTCAACTCTGTTCCCTTCTTTGGCTCTTCATCCTTCTCACTAGATTGAGGTAGGCGTAAATCCCCCCACAGGTGTGGTCGAGATCCTTTCCATGGAGGTTGTGCGTCTAACAAGGCTAGCACTTCAGATTCCCTGTTGTCCACTTCTTTATCACTATCGAAAATGGACAAactcaacactctttccaaaggtGAATATGGTGCATTCAAAGGACTATCATATGTCATCACCTGATCCAGAATCTATATAGTATGTCTGGTACAAATATCATCCTTGTACCTCATGGTGTTTCGAACACCAATTTTCAATTCCTCATCATAAACCTTCAACGTCATAGTCCCTTCTTTTATGTTGATCAAGCACCTTCCCGTTTCTAAAAAGGGTATCCCAAGAATGATAAGGATCTCTTCATCTTCAAGCATTTCAAGAattacaaaatccaccggaaaTACAAACTTTTCAATTTTCACCAGAACATCTTCAACAATACCACACAGTTTCTTGACCGAATGATCAGCGAAATGGAGTGTCATCCTGGTATCTTGCACAGCCCCTATACCATGTTTATTATAAATGGCTAACGGCAtgagactcacactagctcccaGATTAATAAGAGCTTTTTTGAATGACCTATCTCCAATAGTACACGGGATGGTGACAGCTCCTCGATCTTTCTTCTTTAtcggaatcttcataccctgtaaaatagcactacaagttttGGTTAGAATAATCAGGTTGGTGTCGGCAGTACGCCTCTTCGAAAtgatgtccttcatgaacttggaataagtaggcatttgttcaagtgcctCCAACAGTGGAATGTTAATCTCCagcttcttgaacaactctaagattttttcaaagtttttctcatgttgtccctttttcttttttctagTGGGAAAGGGAAGCTTAACAACTGGCTTAGGCTCAATGACTGTTTCTTTCACAACTGGTTTCGGTGCTACCAATTCTTCCCTtacaacttcattttctttgatt is a window of Lathyrus oleraceus cultivar Zhongwan6 chromosome 6, CAAS_Psat_ZW6_1.0, whole genome shotgun sequence DNA encoding:
- the LOC127094814 gene encoding uncharacterized protein LOC127094814, producing MPTYSKFMKDIISKRRTADTNLIILTKTCSAILQGMKIPIKKKDRGAVTIPCTIGDRSFKKALINLGASVSLMPLAIYNKHGIGAVQDTRMTLHFADHSVKKLCGIVEDVLVKIEKFVFPVDFVILEMLEDEEILIILGIPFLETGRCLINIKEGTMTLKVYDEELKIGVRNTMRYKDDICTRHTI